A part of Oncorhynchus masou masou isolate Uvic2021 chromosome 30, UVic_Omas_1.1, whole genome shotgun sequence genomic DNA contains:
- the LOC135523156 gene encoding coagulation factor XIII A chain-like — translation MSSSAHCFGTNFLGRLQSPICSSNAEQDDHQLPKFEHFGEAVAIPRGPYSDATLECVRVDMMQNENKSDHHCHLYEGKNNNLIVRRAQEFQMTLQFNQHVNPSDKFQIEFYIGIDANVLNGTKIIISFDGSQTGNWTGRMIQQQGDECVVGITPSADAIIGKYYTSVAVIGSNGISRTQKDSGTDFYLLFNAWASNDEVYMPNEEERQEYVMNENGFIYEEESGDGRQWYYGQFVEGILDACLQILDDSHMPLVNRGDAVKVCRIGSAMMNSQDDRGVLVGSWSDDYSLGTAPTFWIGSDQILLQYVNKGPVSFAQCWVYAGTFNTFLRCLGIPARVITNFNSSHDNTGNIITDLVFNSVGNQLELNERLTRDSIWNYHCWNEAYLSRLDLPAVQNFGGWQVVDSTPQETSDGYYRCGPCSVKAIKEGMLGYQFDAPFVFAEVNSDVYKYKLNSQTGKTELLSVDTTHVGMKLLTKSIGETNEPMDITETYKYPEGSSKDEETMKNAERTYKTRLQYDDEQGVAMMLEIPEERVKIGQNFQMAVVFRNLSEYTRTIHGFLVGSTIYYTNIQKAQFKQLTFDVTLKPRETSRVQVGVLAQNYMPKLGCQSNLRFVVTAKSMENNQDMTAIQIVNMKGPELAFAMSGPAKVNQELFVKLEFTNPFPFSLHDVRMAIQGHNFISYREKLYSEISTGASITWIESCVPTRSGNTMIYAVLDCSVLGNVQGNWAVGVQA, via the exons CCACCCTGGAATGTGTGAGAGTGGACATGATGCAAAATGAGAACAAGAGCGACCACCACTGTCACTTGTACGAAGGCAAAAACAACAATCTCATTGTCCGCAGAGCCCAAGAGTTTCAGATGACCCTCCAGTTCAACCAGCACGTAAATCCCAGTGACAAATTCCAGATTGAGTTTTACATTG GTATCGATGCCAACGTGTTGAATGGCACAAAGATCATCATCTCCTTTGACGGCTCACAAACTGGGAATTGGACCGGCCGCATGATACAGCAACAAGGGGATGAGTGCGTGGTGGGCATCACCCCTTCTGCAGACGCCATCATCGGGAAGTACTACACGAGTGTGGCGGTCATCGGGTCCAATGGAATCTCAAGGACACAAAAGGACTCTGGAACAGACTTCTACCTCCTGTTCAACGCCTGGGCGTCCA ATGATGAAGTGTACATGCCCAATGAGGAAGAAAGGCAGGAGTATGTGATGAATGAAAATGGCTTCATATATGAGGAAGAATCAGGTGATGGAAGACAATGGTATTATGGTCAG TTTGTGGAAGGGATTCTTGATGCCTGTTTACAAATCTTGGATGACTCACACATGCCTCTAGTAAACAGAGGCGATGCTGTCAAAGTCTGCAGGATAGGCTCTGCAATG ATGAACTCCCAGGATGACCGTGGGGTCTTGGTGGGCAGCTGGAGCGATGACTACTCCCTTGGCACTGCACCAACCTTCTGGATTGGCAGTGACCAGATCCTGCTCCAGTACGTCAACAAAGGGCCCGTCAGCTTCGCCCAGTGCTGGGTCTACGCCGGGACGTTCAACACCT TTCTGCGGTGTCTGGGCATCCCTGCCAGGGTGATCACCAACTTCAACTCCTCCCACGACAACACAGGGAACATAATCACAGATCTTGTCTTCAACTCAGTGGGAAATCAGCTTGAACTGAACGAGCGCCTTACTAGAGACTCAATCTG GAACTACCACTGCTGGAATGAGGCTTACTTGTCCAGACTTGACCTCCCTGCAGTCCAGAACTTTGGTGGCTGGCAGGTGGTGGATTCCACCCCACAGGAAACCAGTGATG GATATTACCGCTGTGGACCTTGCTCTGTCAAAGCCATCAAGGAAGGAATGCTTGGCTATCAATTTGATGCCCCGTTTGTGTTTGCTGAG GTGAATAGCGACGTTTACAAATACAAGCTAAACTCACAAACTGGGAAAACTGAGTTACTAAGCGTAGACACAACTCATGTCGGCATGAAACTCCTGACAAAGTCCATTGGTGAGACCAATGAGCCAATGGACATTacagagacatacaaataccCAGAAG gcagtagTAAAGATGAGGAGACCATGAAGAATGCAGAGAGAACCTACAAGACGCGTTTGCAATATGACGATGAGCAGGGCGTGGCGATGATGCTGGAGATCCCGGAGGAGCGTGTGAAGATTGGCCAGAACTTCCAGATGGCTGTGGTCTTCAGGAACCTGAGTGAATACACACGCACCATCCATGGCTTCCTGGTCGGCTCCACGATCTACTACACCAACATCCAAAAGGCTCAGTTCAAGCAGTTGACCTTTGACGTCACTCTGAAACCCAGGGAGA CGTCGAGGGTACAGGTGGGCGTGCTGGCCCAGAATTACATGCCCAAGCTGGGTTGCCAATCCAACCTCCGCTTTGTGGTGACGGCTAAGAGCATGGAGAACAACCAGGACATGACGGCCATACAGATAGTGAACATGAAAGGCCCCGAGTTGGCCTTTGCG ATGAGTGGACCAGCGAAGGTGAACCAGGAGTTATTTGTGAAGTTGGAGTTCACCAACCCGTTCCCATTCAGCCTGCATGACGTGAGGATGGCCATACAAGGGCATAATTTCATCTCATACCGGGAAAAGTTGTACAG tgagatcTCTACCGGCGCCTCCATCACCTGGATAGAGTCCTGTGTCCCTACGAGGTCTGGGAATACAATGATCTATGCTGTCCTGGACTGCTCAGTCCTTGGGAATGTGCAAGGCAATTGGGCCGTCGGCGTCCAGGCCTGA